From a single Aspergillus puulaauensis MK2 DNA, chromosome 2, nearly complete sequence genomic region:
- a CDS encoding uncharacterized protein (COG:I;~EggNog:ENOG410PN99;~InterPro:IPR005079;~MEROPS:MER0004220;~PFAM:PF03417) — MKQIVCSGTPYEIGYTHGIESKDEISRGITFYAALFVQKSGLDWPQVQAQASEFAEAILAKWPRYYEELTGVAEGAGRDILDIIALNVRSEIVFGRFSDGCTSLYCKRDGYAYIGQNWDWMEDQISNLVQLTIIQEGLPSIQMVTEAGIIGKIGFNSQGVGVCFNAIRARGVNKNGLPSHLGLRLALESASAEAAASALEEIGMASSAYILVGDATTAIGLEFTSTTFARLPLNEHGFIAHSNHLILHHPNVYEPKWLEDSPLRTETMGRNVLQTKKMSWEAFGGLFEDETNYPCSISRAAEGASDFATLFNITMDLERKSAVVKEGRPIAGDTTATKLNLSF, encoded by the exons ATGAAGCAAATCGTGTGCTCAGGAACTCCATATGAG ATCGGGTACACACATGGCATAGAATCAAAGGATGAAATTTCCCGCGGAATTACCTTCTACGCAGCATTATTCGTGCAGAAGTCTGGACTAGATTGGCCGCAGGTACAAGCGCAAGCCAGCGAATTCGCCGAAGCCATATTGGCCAAATGGCCGCGTTATTATGAGGAGCTGACAG GTGTTGCCGAAGGAGCTGGTCGCGATATCCTCGACATAATTGCGCTGAATGTTCGCTCCGAGATCGTCTTTGGACGGTTTAGCGATGGGTGTACCAGCCTGTACTGTAAAAGGGATGGGTATGCATATATAGGTCAAAACTGGGAC TGGATGGAGGATCAGATATCGAATCTTGTCCAGCTCACGATCATACAAGAAGGACTTCCCTCAATCCAAATGGTCACAGAGGCAGGTATAATTGGGAAGATAGGCTTCAATTCGCAGGGTGTCGGAGTCTGCTTCAACGCAATCCGGGCCAGGGGCGTGAATAAAAACGGCCTCCCTTCCCATCTGGGGCTGCGACTTGCCCTGGAAAGCGCATCTgctgaagcagcagcaagtgcCCTAGAGGAAATCGGCATGGCCAGTTCAGCGTATATTCTTGTTGGCGATGCGACAACGGCCATCGGTCTGGAATTTACCTCTACAACGTTTGCCAGGCTGCCGCTGAATGAGCATGGGTTTATTGCCCATTCCAACCATCTCATCCTTCACCACCCGAATGTTTACGAGCCTAAATGGCTGGAGGACTCCCCGCTTAGAACGGagacgatggggaggaaTGTTCTCCAGACTAAGAAGATGTCGTGGGAAGCCTTCGGTGGCCTGTTCGAAGATGAGACCAACTACCCATGCTCTATAAGTCGGGCTGCAGAGGGCGCCAGTGATTTTGCGACGCTGTTCAACATCACAATGGACCTCGAGAGGAAGAGTGCGGTTGTGAAGGAGGGAAGGCCTATTGCAGGCGACACCACGGCTACCAAGTTGAACCTGTCATTTTAG
- a CDS encoding fungal specific transcription factor domain-containing protein (COG:S;~EggNog:ENOG410QCZV;~InterPro:IPR036864,IPR001138;~PFAM:PF00172;~go_function: GO:0000981 - DNA-binding transcription factor activity, RNA polymerase II-specific [Evidence IEA];~go_function: GO:0008270 - zinc ion binding [Evidence IEA];~go_process: GO:0006355 - regulation of transcription, DNA-templated [Evidence IEA]), with translation MEHITSRSQDLNELLSSLPACCRCRLNRRRCDTQLPSCQNCSKAGAECVFFDHVLQRNQPRSYVATLISRLKEKRGELAARTGQDCSDQGPLSHSPSPDSGRIPSRFGFQTSRYIGNLSCLSHPLSVVNDTTTETATTLAPPALHVEEKLSSDINEDVHGYLMMTYMNNIHSIYPCIDESLPFLSAGWRINRDLNSLDARELFTLELVHSIASQYILQNISTDHQRRSYRVLADECHARALTLFDKAATDISIPTLQAVMLAALHSLFSPQQGNCGQLIGLAVRIAIELSVSDKQNSRSDEAKMLQLYRVTYCIENQVATALDRPALLPERVIRHLSQDIDTRHIQDTLCDLYRIQSRFRSTPDEKAAVSLSQELSSHIEYIEGNTIDHGKANVLATAYETRLLLSPNDDEAAVRLLEIYGQPDYVRTFLSPQCAYRAGVVVSTTASKGCRSAIQAYGRCLVFLEQCSRTWPSASALKQSLESLQ, from the exons ATGGAACACATAACTTCACGATCACAAGATCTCAACGAGTTGTTGAGTTCACTCCCTGCATGCTGTCGATGCAGACTCAACCGCCGCCGATGCGACACCCAGCTGCCCTCGTGCCAGAACTGCTCCAAAGCGGGGGCGGAGTgcgtcttcttcgaccatGTCCTGCAGCGAAACCAGCCACGATC ATATGTCGCGACACTGATCTCGCGTTTGAAGGAGAAACGGGGAGAACTGGCTGCCCGCACAGGCCAGGACTGTTCTGACCAGGGACCTCTCAGCCATTCGccatctccagattctggGCGCATTCCAAGTAGATTTGGGTTTCAGACAAGTCGATACATTGGGAATTTATCATGTTTATCTCACCCTCTGTCTGTTGTGAATGACACCACTACAGAGACTGCAACCACGCTGGCTCCGCCTGCTTTGCATGTCGAAGAAAAGTTAAGTAGCGACATAAATGAGGATGTCCACGGTTATCTTATGATGACTTATATGAACAATATCCATTCTATATACCCATGCATTGACGAGTCACTGCCATTTTTGTCAGCTGGATGGCGTATCAATCGCGACCTCAATTCGCTCGACGCCCGAGAGCTCTTCACGCTAGAGCTGGTTCACTCGATCGCAAGCCAATACATCCTGCAGAATATCAGTACAGATCATCAGCGACGGTCCTACCGTGTATTAGCCGACGAATGCCACGCACGAGCCTTGACTCTATTTGACAAGGCCGCTACGGACATTAGTATCCCCACGCTACAGGCAGTTATGTTAGCCGCCTTGCATAGTCTATTCAGCCCGCAGCAGGGTAACTGCGGACAGCTTATTGGGCTTGCAGTGAGGATCGCAATTGAGCTCAGTGTCAGCGATAAGCAGAATAGTAGGAGTGATGAGGCCAAGATGTTGCAGCTTTATAGAGTAACGTACTGCATTGAGAATCAGGTTGCTACGGCTTTGGATAGGCCGGCGTTGTTGCCAGAGCGGGTAATTCGG CATCTTTCACAGGATATTGATACTCGCCACATACAAGACACGCTCTGCGATTTGTATCGAATACAGTCCCGCTTCCGCTCGACGCCAGATGAGAAAGCCGCAGTCTCCTTATCCCAGGAACTCTCCAGTCATATTGAATATATAGAGGGAAATACTATTGACCATGGGAAGGCTAATGTTCTCGCCACCGCATATGAAACacgcctccttctctccccgaacgacgacgaagccgcAGTGCGTCTTCTCGAAATTTATGGTCAACCAGATTATGTCCGGACATTCCTAAGTCCGCAATGCGCATATAGAGCGGGTGTGGTTGTCTCTACGACTGCTTCGAAGGGGTGTCGCTCTGCTATTCAGGCGTACGGCCGGTGTCTGGTATTCCTAGAGCAGTGCTCACGAACATGGCCTAGTGCGAGTGCACTGAAGCAATCACTCGAATCTTTACAATAA
- a CDS encoding uncharacterized protein (COG:S;~EggNog:ENOG410PW8R;~InterPro:IPR036864,IPR007219,IPR001138;~PFAM:PF00172,PF04082;~go_function: GO:0000981 - DNA-binding transcription factor activity, RNA polymerase II-specific [Evidence IEA];~go_function: GO:0003677 - DNA binding [Evidence IEA];~go_function: GO:0008270 - zinc ion binding [Evidence IEA];~go_process: GO:0006351 - transcription, DNA-templated [Evidence IEA];~go_process: GO:0006355 - regulation of transcription, DNA-templated [Evidence IEA]) translates to MPPRVRRRAVACARCRTRKVMCDGATPSCSKCTEAGTPCVASGASNERTVPRSIVLFLEDELAKTEALCKEAARNDGCSKELAEKVISDMTPSFLGLASSVPLVPCAVAGTRLPSTTDMADSNDCNMQSDFDLDPSCQPSSALLAIPPSVADFLFHNYMTRVVPIYPIFYSADLMAYFNAVFHPVSESLPIPREVYVVSLIMAISLTTAARTQQVWANSIARALFKEAMQQVRPVYTNDIAGLQALLLLVQYTYLDPSAANLWLLCGFATQACIDLGLHHESPGQSVDPLEKDIRRRVFWCTYEMEIAISAALLRPSMLFGTEINVPFPTKVDDSSISVSGIDSDGPATKFCCRWIWQFRLIEAEIISVLFPSGEPPVPSTSLEAWMGEIESRINHWHQEIHWSASLNTDSTMISQWEEMSLYADIARNYIIVTLFRPSPQIPEPTPQNLMKAFLAGVGVAEGYWQQYSNLGFGNSKYVFHPCYHTFSAGIVFMRSLQRCKETISASYTLNDVEGFIACFSRLFATIAERWPGASRCLEEFERLVAPVKREYVDYTVQKARNVSQDALYDDGGFGEADPTLSSAWQLDNATFEPLFAPGLWDQEWAGSLFTVPMDWTAEFGFSLD, encoded by the exons ATGCCACCAAGAGTGCGACGGCGAGCAGTAGCCTGTGCCCGATGTCGTACGCGAAAGGTCATG TGTGATGGGGCCACACCCAGTTGCTCAAAATGCACCGAAGCTGGTACTCCCTGTGTGGCATCAGGAGCATCCAACGAGAGAACAGTCCCTCGGTCaatcgtcctcttcctggAAGATGAACTTGCCAAAACGGAGGCTCTCTGCAAAGAGGCAGCGAGGAATGACGGGTGCAGTAAGGAATTGGCTGAGAAGGTCATCAGCGATATGACTCCGTCCTTCTTGGGCCTTGCGTCTTCAGTCCCTCTGGTACCTTGTGCGGTTGCAGGGACACGATTGCCATCTACTACAGATATGGCTGATTCAAACGATTGCAATATGCAATCCGACTTCGACCTTGACCCGAGCTGCCAGCCTTCGAGTGCGCTTCTAGCAATCCCTCCATCGGTAGCGGACTTTCTGTTCCATAACTACATGACCAGGGTCGTTCCTATATATCCCATTTTCTATTCTGCCGACCTAATGGCGTACTTCAACGCCGTCTTCCACCCCGTATCTGAATCATTGCCAATACCACGAGAGGTCTATGTTGTCAGTCTGATCATGGCTATATCTCTTACCACTGCTGCACGAACACAGCAGGTCTGGGCAAACTCCATAGCGAGAGCCCTTTTCAAAGAAGCGATGCAACAGGTCCGCCCGGTCTATACAAACGACATTGCTGGACTGCAGGCCCTTCTGCTTTTAGTTCAGTATACGTATCTAGACCCCTCGGCTGCAAACCTATGGCTTCTATGCGGATTTGCAACACAGGCATGCATTGACCTGGGTCTCCATCATGAAAGCCCTGGCCAGAGCGTCGACCCCCTAGAGAAGGACATCCGGCGAAGAGTCTTCTGGTGCACATACGAGATGGAAATCGCCATTTCCGCCGCGTTATTACGGCCCTCTATGCTTTTTGGTACAGAAATAAATGTACCATTTCCGACCAAAGTAGACGACAGCTCTATATCAGTGTCTGGAATCGATTCCGACGGACCAGCCACCAAATTCTGCTGTCGATGGATTTGGCAGTTTCGTTTAATCGAGGCCGAGATCATCTCTGTTCTTTTCCCATCTGGAGAGCCTCCGGTACCCTCTACGTCTCTGGAGGCATGGATGGGCGAGATTGAGTCGAGAATCAACCATTGGCACCAGGAAATCCACTGGTCTGCCTCGTTAAATACCGATTCCACCATGATCTCCCAATGGGAGGAGATGTCGCTATACGCCGACATCGCCCGCAACTACATAATCGTCACCCTATTCCGCCCCAGTCCACAAATCCCCGAGCCAACACCCCAGAATCTAATGAAGGCATTTTTGGCAGGTGTAGGCGTTGCAGAGGGCTACTGGCAGCAATACTCCAATCTGGGATTCGGCAACAGCAAATACGTCTTCCATCCATGCTACCACACATTCTCCGCTGGGATTGTATTCATGCGGTCTTTGCAGCGGTGCAAGGAGACCATCTCGGCTTCATATACTTTAAACGACGTCGAAGGCTTCATTGCGTGTTTCTCCCGACTCTTTGCGACCATTGCTGAGCGATGGCCTGGTGCATCCCGGTGTCTTGAGGAGTTCGAGCGACTAGTGGCACCAGTGAAGAGGGAATATGTTGACTATACCGTGCAGAAGGCCAGGAACGTATCTCAAGATGCACTGTACGACGACGGGGGTTTTGGGGAAGCTGATCCGACACTCAGCTCTGCGTGGCAGTTGGATAACGCTACTTTCGAGCCGCTGTTTGCTCCTGGACTGTGGGATCAAGAATGGGCTGGCTCTTTGTTTACTGTACCCATGGATTGGACTGCTGAGTTTGGGTTCAGTTTGGATTAG
- a CDS encoding polysaccharide deacetylase family protein (CAZy:CE4;~COG:G;~EggNog:ENOG410PKEH;~InterPro:IPR011330,IPR002509,IPR037950;~PFAM:PF10096,PF01522;~go_function: GO:0003824 - catalytic activity [Evidence IEA];~go_function: GO:0016810 - hydrolase activity, acting on carbon-nitrogen (but not peptide) bonds [Evidence IEA];~go_process: GO:0005975 - carbohydrate metabolic process [Evidence IEA]) produces MVKRVLVGYGIDVDAVSGWINTCSGAPAGPTDVSRGIFGATVGIDRILKLLDKYGIKATWFVPGHSVESFPDQMNKVRDGGHEIGLHGYCHEFVATLGEQQQRDVMGKSIDVLTKFTGKKPRGWTAPAWDTSKQTVKVLEEFGIEYDHSFMHHDCQPYYVPNGEERWKETNVQNEASTWMEPMSRITPSKIVEIPANWHLDDWPPFVVSFKGHASQGYVSPDVIENLWKKQFDYFYREYDTFIFPMTIHPQVSGKPQVILMHENIIEYINSHEGVEWVTMEQMVDEFKSGKIPGAVVEGGV; encoded by the exons ATGGTAAAACGAGTCCTCGTTGGATATGGCATTGATGTCGATGCAGTGAGTGGTTG GATCAACACCTGCTCAGGCGCACCAGCCGGACCAACAGATGTCTCTCGGGGCATCTTCGGCGCAACGGTTGGAATCGATCGCATCCTGAAATTGCTGGACAAGTACGGGATCAAAGCGACGTGGTTTGTCCCAGGACACTCGGTGGAATCGTTTCCGGACCAGATGAATAAAGTGCGGGATGGTGGGCATGAAAT TGGTTTACATGGATATTGCCACGAGTTCGTCGCCACGCTGGGCGAGCAACAGCAGCGCGATGTGATGGGGAAGTCAATTGATGTCCTCACGAAGTTTACTGGCAAGAAGCCTAGAGGATGGACTGCGCCTGCATGGGACACTTCGAAGCAGACGGTAAAAGTTCTCGAGGAGTTTGGCATC GAATACGACCATTCCTTTATGCACCATGACTGCCAGCCCTACTACGTCCCAAATGGCGAAGAAAGGTGGAAAGAAACAAACGTGCAGAATGAAGCATCGACCTGGATGGAGCCCATGTCAAGGATAACGCCGAGCAAAATTGTGGAAATCCCAGCAAACTGGCACCTGGATGACTGGCCTCCGTTCGTTGTCAGCTTCAAAGGGCACGCTTCTCAGGGGTATGTAAGTCCGGACGTGATTGAGAATCTGTGGAAGAAGCAGTTTGATTACTTCTATCGCGAGTATGATACGTTTATCTTCCCTATGACTATCCATCCGCAGGTTAGTGGCAAGCCGCAGGTGATCCTGATGCATGAGAACATCATCGAGTATATCAACTCGCATGAGGGAGTTGAATGGGTGACGATGGAGCAGATGGTGGATGAATTCAAGTCTGGGAAGATTCCTGGggctgttgtggaaggaggagtttaA
- a CDS encoding SDR family NAD(P)-dependent oxidoreductase (COG:Q;~EggNog:ENOG410PUSE;~InterPro:IPR002347,IPR036291,IPR020904;~PFAM:PF00106,PF13561,PF08659;~go_function: GO:0016491 - oxidoreductase activity [Evidence IEA];~go_process: GO:0055114 - oxidation-reduction process [Evidence IEA]), protein MTNEFNRLESISDSEEYKAKSVLDLMSLTGKVTVVTGAARGIGLGLARGAAELGSDVAILDILEQPAEDLKSWEGLGVRVKYYRTDVTKPEDLATVFESIHGDFGRIDNCVTAAGIVIDKPFLDHEWEESMKVLNINVMGSILCAQLAAKYMRKQNQGSIVMLGSTAAHGATPSRNMAVYSASKGAIISLTRSLAVELAQFGIRVNSVSPGFIATEMILDATRKDPDLWKSFNSTPPLQRVGTRGDLKGIVACLLTDAAAYTTGADIVVDGGLSSGQAC, encoded by the exons ATGACGAATGAATTCAACCGCCTTGAATCAATATCCGACTCGGAGGAGTACAAAGCGAAGAGTGTGCTGGATTTGATGTCCCTGACGGGAAAAGTCACAGTTGTCACAG GCGCCGCAAGAGGTATTGGCCTTGGACTCGCCAGGGGAGCAGCGGAATTGGGCAGCGATGTTGCTATTCTTGACATCCTCGAGCAGCCAGCTGAAGATTTAAAGAGCTGGGAGGGCTTGGGCGTTCGAGTAAAGTATTACAG AACCGATGTGACAAAGCCTGAAGATCTGGCTACAGTGTTTGAATCAATCCACGGAGACTTTGGCCGTATTGACAACTG CGTCACTGCCGCGGGGATCGTGATAGACAAACCCTTCCTCGACCATGAATGGGAGGAAAGTATGAAGGTCCTAAACATCAAC GTCATGGGAAGCATTCTCTGTGCACAACTGGCCGCGAAATACATGCGAAAGCAGAACCAAGGAAGTATAGTGATGCTCGGCTCGACAGCTGCACACGGCGCTACACCCTCGCGAAACATGGCAGTTTACTCTGCTTCGAAAGGAGCAATAATATCTCTAACCCGATCGCTGGCCGTGGAACTGGCCCAGTTTGGGATCCGAGTCAACTCAGTATCGCCCGGCTTCATTGCCACTGAGATGATCCTGGATGCGACACGAAAAGACCCCGATCTTTGGAAGTCGTTTAATAGCACGCCTCCGCTGCAGCGTGTGGGAACCAGGGGGGATTTGAAGGGTATTGTAGCATGCCTGCTGACCGATGCTGCTGCATATACCACGGGGGCTGATATTGTGGTTGACGGCGGGTTAAGCTCTGGACAGGCTTGTTAG